In the Balaenoptera musculus isolate JJ_BM4_2016_0621 chromosome 20, mBalMus1.pri.v3, whole genome shotgun sequence genome, agcctgtgctctagagcccgcgctctagagcccatgagccacaactactgagcccacgtgccacaactactgaagcccacacgcctcgagcccgtactctgcaacaagagaagacaccacaatgagaagcccgtgcaccgcaacaaagagtagccccccctcaccgcaactagagaaagcccccgcgcagcaatgaagacccaacacagccaaaaataaataaaataaattttaaaaaaaagacagcaattatcattaaattaaaagaaaaggaaaaataaaacccaactatatgctggTTGCATGAAATCCATCTAAAGCTTAAGTCTACAAACCAGACGTGAAGGAAGACGGGTGGTACTAAGGAGACACCAAACGTTCAGAGCTGGTGCGGCTGGTCAGACAGAGCAGGATTCAGGACAAAAGCCCTAGTAGAGAAGGGCAGACACTTCCACAGCAAAAGCTAAATCCTCCAGAAATCTAGTAATTCTGAACTTGTACACTCAGGTGTCTGGACACATAACGCAAGAATGGACAGAACCCCCAAGAGGGATTTgcggcaagatggcggaagagtaagacgcggagatcaccttccttcccacagatacagtagaaatacatctacacgtggaactgctcctacagaacacccactgaacgctggcagaagacgtcagacctcccaaaaggcaagaaaatccccacgtacttggctgtgtggatgaaaggctcttggtgctccagccaggcatcagggctgtgcctctgaggtgggagagccaacttcaggacactggtccacaagagacctaccagctccacgtaataccaaacggcaaaaatctctcagagatctcgatctcaacatcaagacccagcttcactcaacgaccagcaagctacagggctggacaccctatgccaaacaactagcaagacaggaacacagccccatccattagcagggaggctgcctaaaatcataaggccacagacaccccaaaacacaccaccagacgtggacgtgcccaccagaaagacaagattcaacctcatccaccagaacacaggcaatagtcccctccaccaggaagcctacacaacccactgaaccaaccttacccactggggacagataccaaaaacaacgggaactacgaacctgcagcctgtgaaaaggagaccccaaacacagtaagataagcaaaatgagacgacagaaaaacacacagcagatgaaggagcagggtcaaaacacaccagacctaacaaatgaagaggaaataggtagtctacctgaaaaagaattcagaataatgatagtaaggatgatccaaaatcttggaaatagaatagacaaaatgcaagaaacatttaacaaggacgtagaagaactaaagaggaaccaagcaacgatgaaaaacacaataaatgaaattaaaaatactctagatgggatcaatagcagaataactgaggcagaagaaaggataagtgacctggaagaaccCCCAAGAGGAAAACCAGCACTCTCAACACTGATGAAACAAGACTTAAGGGCAAAAGGGTAATGATGCAGGTTTGAGAAATACAGCTAGCAACTGAAATCCAACACCACACAGCACCCATCTTGTCCAAGCACAGAGAACGTTTGTAAAACGACCCcgtgctgggccacaaagcaagtctgAATACACACTGAGGGGATGAAATCACACAAAGCAGGTTCTCTGGCCACAGTGGGATTAAGCTAAAACCAgtacaaaaagataaatagaaaatctccatttatttggaaacagaaaaatacGCTTCTAAACAAGGCAACCGACCTACATAGTTAAGGCTAGTTCTCATCTCAGCCTAACCTATCACACCAGCAGTGGCTGCCCTGCTCACCAGCAAGTTGGTGACCTGCCCGAGCTCAGCTGTGGGGGGGAAAACTCGGGTAACACCCCGTAAATGCTGGCCCACAGCACCAGCACCAGGACCACAGCAGAGAGCTCAGCCAACCCACCTGGCGCCCGACCGGAACTCCTTCATGATGGACTCGCGCTCCTTCTGGGGCATGTCCCCGTGCATGGATGACACGGTGAAGTTGGCTTCCCTCATCTTCTCCGTCAGCCAGTCAACCTACAGATGGAATCAATAGATGCTGCCATAAGCTCACAAACCAGAGACTGTATACAGGATTTCACGCCAATTCCCTGCAGAACCAATTCGAATATTCATAAACAAGTGCTCTTAAAACTcaggctagggacttccctagtggcgcagtggttaagaacccgcctgccaacgcgggggacatgggttcgagccctggtctgggaagatcccacatgtcacggagcaactaagcccgtgcgccacaactactgagcctgcgagccacaactcctgagcctgtgtgctgcaactactgaagtccgtgcgcttagagcccttgctctgtaacaagagaagccaccacaatgagaagcctgcacaccacaacgaagagtagcccccgctcgccacaactagagaaagtccacgcacaacaacgaagacccagcacagccaaaaaaaaaaaaaaatacatatatatatatatagatatagatatatctatatatatatatatagatatatatatatataaacaaaactcAGGCTAATCCTCACTGGCTGTGTAGAAAACTTAATTTTGCCCAGCAAATATTGGGGCAAAAATTCTCTTAAAAGACAATATGTCACTGTTCTCATTTGAAATTTAAGTTTGAATCTTTTTTGGAATGTGGTCCAAATCTTCTTCCTATTCCAAGGAGAGCTGCCAGGGTTCTCAGCTCTGCCGgcacatcagcatcacctgggagctcaaAGAACACGTGTCCGGGCCCCACCTGAACCAATGACCCAGAGCCTTCAGTCAAGGGACCAGATCAACACCCTGCACACGTTCCCTGGATACACCCGCTTGTCCGCTCATCGTCCAGGGTGACTTTGAGCTAAAGGGCAGAGCCCAGTGGCTGCCCGAGGAGACCATGTACCCAGAGCCTAAAGCATGTAATTCTGGTCCTCAACAGAAAATACCTGACCTAAGTTCTATGAAAACCGATCTTTGGTTTTCGCCACAAGGACATTAAAGAGCCAGGATGGCCACGCACCTTCCTCTTGGTGTTACAGAAGATAACAGCCTGAGTGATGGTCAGCGTGTCATAGAGGTCACACAGCGTGTCGAACTTCCACTCTTCTCTCTCCACAGCCACAAAAAACTGCTTGATGCCTTCTAGAGTCAGTTCATCACTGGAGGACAAACACAATCCTGTCAACTCATCCTTCCAACCAAAACTTGAGGACGTGCGCAGGCCAGGCGCTGTTCCAGGCACAGGCCCGACCCCCAGCGGCCCAGGAGCCTGGGCATTAAACTCCCGCCAGCCACATCCTCCTAGGAGTCGCCACTTCCACCGCAGGGGCCCAAGCCCTGGATCAGTATGAACCTTTAACCACACCTTATATATGGTTCTAAACAAAATGTTTGGCTGTTCAATAGTATACACATTTTACTGCCAATGGTAAATAATTCCGTTGATAAGTAAATACTAtcagcaaatttttaaatttggaattactggatcaaaggAGACTATATAAAAGCTggcttttcaaaagagaaaattaaaaagaactttcatgttttaaaaccCAAATACAACTATGCTGTGTTTTAGTCCCACCTGAGAAGTAGGGCATCCTCACCGTTTCACCAAAATGCGGATAGGGTCGGTCATGAACTTGTTGGTCATCTCCAGGATCTCATGGGGCAGTGTGGCACTGATGAGCACCACCTGAGTGGCCGGGGGCAAGTACCTGTACACATCGTAGATCTGTTCTTTGAAACCTGGGATGAGGAATGAGACACACGGGGAATTTTTAAGGCTGCACACTTTGAAACAGAAGTTGCACATCAACTGTTCACATTTAACTGGATGCAGCGCTGTGACTGTAAGGTGCAAGATTTCACAAGGAATCTTCTTACAGAGCTGAACCAAATTCTtgcatcccctctcctctccctggtgtACTCTAGGGATCAGAGCCCCACCCAAGAGTCCTGGATGCCAACAGGTAAAAGCAACAGAAACCTgagccctgagcccacagcctcAGACCCCTGCAGGTAGCTTCACATCTCAGTTCCAGCTGCTGCTGCCCTGTGAGGGTATGCATCCACTGTGGCCAGATCTgccacattttaaataaacccAGAGATCTAGATTTTCACCAAAAAAatctccacttaaaaaaaaatctcccacagATACTGacccatgttgtacacctgaaaatgttacatgtcaattataccttaatttaaaaacctcCCAATTAAATAATTCAACTAGTTTACATTATTTCATATGGTACAGGCTGAATAAAACCCGctggcaagggcttccctggtggcgcagtggttgagaatctgcctgctaatgcaggggacacgggttcgagccctggtctgggaagatcccacatgccgcagagcaactaggcccgtgagccacaactactgagcctgcgcgtctgcagcctgtgctccgcaacaagagaggccgcgatagtgagaggcccgtgcaccgcgatgaagagtggcccccgcttgccacaactagagaaagccctcgcacagaaacgaagacccaacacagccaaaaataaataaattaataaaaaaaaaaaaaaacccccgcTGGCAAGCAGGACCTGGCCCCCGGGTCACCACACCACCACACCTGCAGGACGGGTTAGGAGGCCGGTGTGTGAGAAGGGGACAGGTGGCTGCAAGGTTCTGACTGCAGAGATCAGGGGGCCAGAAGCTACATTGCCGACACATTCCCAGTTGACATAGATGCCACTGGTTCTGGAGACCTCACTTTGTAGTAACTGTACCTTTAACTTAGCTGAAGAGCAGGGCCTCCAGGTAAGGGGCCCAAGacggaggtggggtggagggctgcTCCAAGGGGTGGCATCAGCCTCTAGGTTCCTGAGAGAACTGCTCAAGAACCAGGGAACAGGAAAACGCTTGGGAAGAACCCCATGAGTTACTGGTGACTCCTGAGAAGCAAAATATTCCCTTCACACCAGGCGACCCCAATGTCTAAGGGGACGACCCACCCGACCCCCTGGTATGGAAGTAAGACTGGAGAGGGGGTGTGCAGGGAGGGGAGGCGTGAAGACACCGTGAGGTACTGCCCGCAGCTGTTACTGAACCAAGGTGACAGCTGTCATTATGCATTTCCTAGTTGCTGTGCTAAGAGCACAACTGCTATGACTTACGGGTCCTCACATATTTGTCCTCATATGTTTTGgtagaaatacatgaaatacaacccaattctagaaatttatcttgaaaaataaccgataaaagagtaaaaacaacCTGGACAACCAATAAAAAACAACTAGCgaaataaattatggaacatCCAAACCACAAAATACCCTACTGCCATGAAACAAGATTTATTCAGCTGTCTGTTCCACCCCTTCACCACCACCAAGCATCTCTGCACCACATCCCAGCTCCACGCCTCAGCCATCTGTGCTCCCCCACCACACAACGAGCAGTACCCCATCAGTTTGGCTGAAATGCTGTTGTTCTGGTTGTCATCAGTCTTACAAACCACTACCATAAAAAAACCAGAGTTTTATGTTCCTAAGTGCACCCAGGGCATAACTGTTTTCCACAAAGAATATACTACTTACACTGAGTTCATTAGCTCCACATTTCAATTTTACGCTgtgaaaatttaagaattttacatCAACAGAAAATGAATTCTTTTGTTACTCATACCTTTATTCAACATTTCATCAGCCTCATCCAAAACCAACATCTTGATAGCACGTGTCCTCAAACTTCTGCGACGAATCATATCTATAAAATCAGATTTCGAAATAAGTAGACCTCAGGCTATAAGTAAAGAGCCAGCCATTTCAACCAGTTTTCACAGCATTTCAGGGACCTTCCCTCCACTTCTTACAAGTTACTCAAATGCAAAAATCCACCATGTAGCATATCAAATTGAAAATGGTCCTCTATTGTTTAAGCACTTTTTATAGACAAAAGCAATTACCAAAGACACGCCCAGGTGTGCCAGCGACAACATGCTGTCCATAATCCAGTTTCCTGATGTCCTCCCCCACGTTGGTGCCCCCAATGCAGGCATGGCACTGGACGTTCATGTAGTCACCCAAAGCAAGCAGGCCCtgaattaaaacacagattcatGTTCAAGGTCTGCCCCAAGACCGCTATGAAGTCTGAAACATCTGAGTTCCCCCAAAATGAAGATTGTTTCTGTTCTAGTTTAAGATGACCACCTGGTATTGTTTATGCCATTATTTCTATCATAAAACTACAGAGAGCCCAAGTCTCCTCCTTCCACTCTTTTCTGCGCCAGAATGAAGTCAGTTTTActgttttctcattataaaaacaGTATGTATTaactacagaaaaataagaaaatatataaaattcataatCCTATCCACCCACAAATGCTATTAACATCTTAATAGATACACTTCCAAAATGTTTAtactatgaaaacaaaatagttacaattattttttacaattatttttaatttttttgaaagaaaagtacGATCCTAAGATTGCAAAAAACTATCGGAATCACACAAGCTACACTAAAAATGACTTCATACAAACCAGCAACTCATATATGTGATTTATCACAAAATGTTAGgaatcagggaaaaaaaacctgacagAACAGAAAAACTGGATTAGATTAAGTCAATCAGTTGGCTTGAACAGCGTGGGGGTTAGGGAGGGAGGTTAGGTATGCCGGCCTACCTACCGACTGCATACACCCCTCAACCCCAGCCTAGTCAGATATCCACACAGACTTTACAATCAGCCCTCCCTAACCTTGGATCCAACCAACTTCACATCATGTAGTGTTGTagtacatattcatttttttaaaacctgcaaATAAATGgatccatgcagttcaaacctgtgttgtttagGGTCAACTGTACCTGCAAATACGACAGTGCCATCTTTAACTGTCTTACCTTCTGGATCTGTACAGCTAACTCTCTCGTTGGAGCCAAGATCAAAGCTTGGGTTTCACGAACCTGGTAAAGTAATTTGTCAGAAAATAGAGAATCTCAGTATCTTCAAGGTAGACTGCACTAATTCAGACTCAGatctattttgaatattatctCAAGTTAACCACACATCTGATTTCAGGTAAGCGAACCTGAATGTTACTAAATTGCATATCCAGTGATAATGGGTATACTGGTCAGGATTCTTGTTTACAGACAAGAATTTCCACTAGTTAAAAAAATCTCCCAgtttacagacacagaaaacaaacttatggttaccaaaggggaaagggtggagggaggcataaattaggagtctgCGATTAAAATATACACGCTACTATGTAAAAAGagagataaccaaaaaggacctactgtatagcacagggaactatatatatatatatacacacacacatatatatctgaatcactttgctatacacctgaaactaacacagcattgtaaatcagctaaatttcaataaaaatttttaaaaagactatcagtttaaataaaaaggaatttatgaCAGAATATTAGCTCAGATATTAGTGTGCACTTaagattctctttaaaaatgtgtttaatcaTTACAACTAGATATATTTAAGAACTGTACTTCTTGAACACTGTAGTTACAGAAGGTAAAGGAAGTATTTCCTAGGATTAAAGAGAAGTTTAAGATTACCTGAATATCCAAACACTGGAGGACAGAAATACTGAAGGTGGCTGTTTTGCCTGTACCAGACTGAGATctagtaaagaaaacaaagataaatgggATTCAGAGTGATGGGCTACATGCCACTGCTCCCATTCATGTAACCCCCGCCCCAGCAGTGCTCTGAGAAGATGAGCTGCAGAAGCACTGGGCAGCTTCTTCCAAGTcgattcccccccaccccgaccaaTATCTTAACTGCAAGGTGGTGGGACTCAGGCATAACATCACAACTTTTAAATCACTGGTGATAAGAACAGTAAATGTGGCCTTTGCATCAGGGGGTGATAGAGCTGCAGAATCTACAGAATGGGTGTTATAGGCGGCAAAAAAAAGATTCCCctttatataattcttttctacgatttcagactttttttttttgtaaacgaGTGTTTAAAAATTAGGCAAATAGGGAATAATGCTATTAAAAGAGTATTATATACAATTCCATATGCCAAATAATAGGTTAAGTAAagctggcttaaaaaaaaaagaaagctttctaGAGTGGAGGAtgcaaaactaaaaacaaacagcccaTAGCTAAAGTCAAGGCAAGAGTTGGTAACGGCATCTGAATGAAGAAGCACTGAACTACACACTGCTGTGCTAACTAGCACCTGACTCCCCCTATGCATGAGCAGACTTACTGTGCAATGACATCTCTCCCTTTAATTATCTGCTTAATAGCTCGCTGCTGGATTGCTGATGGTTTTTCAAAACctgtaaattaaaacagaaaaaatgagcTCTAACCACTAGGACAGCATACTTGCAACCATACACTGGAGCTCCTTGTGCCGAggatgttatctttttaaaatcccccaccccctcctaaCCCAATGTCCAACATACTGAGCTCTCAAGAAACAGCTGCTGAATGAAGTAGGCTGAAGTGGATTTTTATACTAACATACCACCTTATTTATACAGACACAATCTCTAAGGAACACTGTTGCAAAATATAGACATCCCagttaggttaaaaaaatgttGGTGGTTACTCCTGGGGAATGGGGTGAGGGAGGCTCATATTTTACTCCAATTACTTGTGTATTGTTTGACTATATTACAATAACCTGCACTaatggggtttttttgctattactttttaagttaaaaaaaggaatataaaccCATCAGTGCTGTAGTCACCACTCCCCACCAGCAGTAAGTCTGCAGGTTGTTTGTTATCACCTACAACCCCATTTCATCTACTCCTCCTGCCTTGATGCAGCTACATGAACTACACCACCACCCCTCTACTGtccaagtaaacaaacaaaactttacaTACAAATAATgtactttaattaatttttggtagtcttttaaaatgtagtacAATTTCCCATCTAACACAAAAGCAAATATAACAGATGATTTAAACCCCTCAGGATGACTCAGCAAGTAGATGGGAAACTAAAAACAGTGTTTTAGGGCAGGGACGTCCCGGGTGCcaagaggcaggcagggctgtCGGCCACACTACGAGGGCCAGCTGTAATGGTTCTTCACCTCCCATTCCCTCCGCACCTTCTCTGTGCTAGACTGTCATGACATCAAGGACTGTTGGATAAAAAAGATGTCCGTCCCAGTCCCAGGCATTAAGCACAGATGCTGATCACGCCTGTCTACATCCTCAGCCCGACCTCTTCCCAACTGCCTCCTTGACATCTCCTCCTGGATGGTTTACAAGTCCCTCAAGCTCTCCTCATTCAAGAAGAGCTCCCTCGAGTGCTCCCCGCCTGAGGAGAGGGCATCATCACCTGCCCAGTTACTCACACATCCAGGACTTTCGTCTCCTGCTCACATTCAACCCATCAGCAAACCCTGTTAGTACTCCATCTCCACCACAATACCATCATCACTCCCCTGGACTGGAGCAAAAGCCTCCTAACATCTCCTTGCTTCCTCTCCTGCCTCACCTCCCCCCATATCCAGACACCCAGGACCACCTCTGTGACTGTAAATCTGATCCCATcatttccctgcttaaaaccctccaatggcctCCCACTGcacttagaaataaaattcaaactctatCACTTCGCACCACGCTTTTCAAGATCTGTGCCCCCCCCACCCAAAACTCGCCCCTAGGCTCCCAGGACAGGGAGATTCTTTCTGTTCCTGGAATGCATAAGGCTCCCGGCTGCAGGGCCCTGGCACCAGCTGCCCAGTTCTACCATAATCTTCTCATAACAGGTTCCTTAGtccagatctcagctcaaatgccagcccctcctgggagcccccTTACCTATGTGCTCTACTAGTTTAACTCTCGCCTCCCACCGATCACTCTTGATTCCGTTATCCcgctttattttctttgtagccATTACCACTGACTATATAATCCTTCTCCCAAACATAACAAGCTCCCTAAGGCCTGCCTGGTTCACTACTAAGCCGCCAGTGCCTAGAGCCGCGCACGTTCCTAGCACCTGGCAGGTGCAAGACAATCATCCGCTGAATGAGTGACTCCGGGGTGCA is a window encoding:
- the EIF4A3 gene encoding eukaryotic initiation factor 4A-III; this encodes MAATATMATSGSARKRLLKEEDMTKVEFETSEEVDVTPTFDTMGLREDLLRGIYAYGFEKPSAIQQRAIKQIIKGRDVIAQSQSGTGKTATFSISVLQCLDIQVRETQALILAPTRELAVQIQKGLLALGDYMNVQCHACIGGTNVGEDIRKLDYGQHVVAGTPGRVFDMIRRRSLRTRAIKMLVLDEADEMLNKGFKEQIYDVYRYLPPATQVVLISATLPHEILEMTNKFMTDPIRILVKRDELTLEGIKQFFVAVEREEWKFDTLCDLYDTLTITQAVIFCNTKRKVDWLTEKMREANFTVSSMHGDMPQKERESIMKEFRSGASRVLISTDVWARGLDVPQVSLIINYDLPNNRELYIHRIGRSGRYGRKGVAINFVKNDDIRILRDIEQYYSTQIDEMPMNVADLI